The Montipora capricornis isolate CH-2021 chromosome 3, ASM3666992v2, whole genome shotgun sequence genome window below encodes:
- the LOC138039739 gene encoding ras-related protein Rab-11A-like, with amino-acid sequence MGTKDYEYDYLFKVVLTGDAGVGKSNLLSRFTRNEFNFWQSKTIGVEFGTRSIQVDGKTIKAQIWDTAGQERYRAITSAYYRGAVGALVVYDIAKHLTYENVERWLKEIRDHADSSNIVIMLVGNKSDRWNLRVVPMDEAKAFAEKNGLLFIETSSLDSTNVEVAFHNILTEIYSLRVTANCGPLASEADNRALGKGKTRGTVCDTGIVLSRLEVKGDI; translated from the exons ATGGGAACGAAAGATTATGAATATGACTATCTTTTTAAAG ttgttttgaCTGGCGACGCCGGTGTTGGCAAGTCAAATCTCCTCTCAAGGTTCACAAGGAACGAGTTTAATTTTTGGCAGTCAAAGACCATTGGAGTAGAATTTGGTACGAGAAGCATACAAGTCGATGGAAAGACTATCAAAGCACAAATCTGGGACACGG CCGGGCAAGAAAGATACAGAGCTATTACAAGCGC CTATTACAGAGGAGCTGTTGGAGCTCTTGTGGTTTATGATATTGCAAAGCATTTGACATATGAAAATGTGGAAAGATGGCTTAAAGAAATACGAGATCATGCTGATAGTAGTAACATAGTTATAATGCTTGTGGGCAACAAGAGTGATCGGTGGAATCTCAGAGTTGTTCCTATGGATGAGGCAAAGGCTTTTGCAG AGAAGAATGGTCTTTTGTTTATTGAGACATCATCTCTTGATTCAACGAATGTGGAGGTGGCCTTTCATAACATTTTAACAG AGATCTATAGTTTACGTGTTACCGCTAATTGTGGCCCATTGGCTTCGGAAGCTGACAACAGGGCTCTGGGTAAAGGAAAGACAAGAGGTACAGTATGCGATACAG GGATAGTGCTTTCCAGATTGGAGGTCAAGGGTGACATCTAA